ATTCCAACACTTGGCCTACGAGGGCTGCGGTTCTAGAAGAAGTAAAACCAACGTGCTACACCGTCAGAACGAAAGATGGCCAAATCCTGAGGCGAAATCGAAGGAGTCTGCGGAAAAAACAAGAGTCATTGAAAATAACAAATGGAATGGTAGAGGAAGATTCCATTACTGCGTCATCTGAAccagcagaggagacagaggatgaTTCAGCCAGCACTGCATGACCAGATTAGCAGATTGACTCACCTGTGTTGAGAAGATCCACACGTAACCATAAAACAACAGGACAGACTGAATATTGGGAAGCAATGAAGTTAAAAGCATCCTTTGTGAAAACTCAAATTGAATGTTCATGTTGTGATTTTAATGTTGCTTTAGGGTAAGGTGCTAGAAGAATAGCTTGTGTAGAATTATGATAACAGACATCTAAAGATGGGGatgtaatgaaatgtaaaatctaACTCCCAACCACTAGGTGGCTGCATCTGTGGTTGGTGCATAAATAGAGCATCTGGAATCAGGAACAGGAAGACATGAGTACTACAAGAATGCTACTACATGTGTGAAGTGGGGGCACAgtgaaagggaaataaaagtaCTTGTACAACACTTCAGTTGTGGCTTGAGTTAGTAACATTACACCGGTCTTTCAACTTGAGACAGTCCAGGGTTCCCGCGGGTCCTTAAAAAGTCTTAATGTCTTTAATTAAAATTCGGGTAattaaggtcttaaattgtcttaaatttcacgTAAAGTTGCCGTAGGTATTAATTTTTTTGCCGGTGCGCTTTATGACGACGAGAAAGCACAATGGCGCATCGTAAAACTTCTAATAGTTGATTAATTTAGTTTTGTGTGAAATGAGTCTCCGCAATTTAATAGCCGTTTACGGTACGTCGGCTACAGACGCTGACGTCAGGCTGGTTGTCGATGTGAGGtcaaaaatgcaaagaagatggggaagtgcaaatttaacgacaagtggatggaagaggatgCATTTAGCAGGTGGTTGGCGccggttgaaaacaacaatgagtcaatgtgtaaactatgcaaaaagaccttttcattagggaccatggggctcaaagccgtcgagtcgcacatgaaaggaggaaagcaccagcgATACGTTGCACCAGCTAGCCATAGCGGGGCCAGGTTAAtccctgcattgtttgcagcaCGACCTAACGACGTTACAAGTTCAGACGCCACCTTTCAGTCGGCTGTAACAAGTTTTATTTCAACACCAGACacccaaaaggcagaggtactgtgtgttctccatactgtgacgaggcacaattcatttaaatctaatgatgcatacgtggcgtctttgctgccatgttccccgattcgcaatgcattgtgttgtttacatattttctaATGTTATTTTCTAACTTGTTGGAGCCTTTTCAAACAGATGAGTGGAGATTGTAGCTAGACTCTGATGTTTCGAACGGAGTGAGTTATAAATCCCCTCTCTTCAACTTCCCTTGACAAATctcttcctttgttttgttttggcatttaaaaataaagtacttGAAACATCAAACATCTTAAATTTGGTCTTTGCTTTTTGATCTAATGTACAAAAGATTATTGAGTATGTTATTGCAGAGTTGTCGGAACTTCATGACTTTAGAATTTCTGTTCATTCCTTCAGTTGAGACTCCTATTGTCAAATTGACTAAAATTAGAAACAACATTTTTGGTGTAAACTAGGGAGGAGTTCCTCTTCTCAAAACGTCAAGtcctttcaaatatttttttcaattctactttattttatatttagataAAAAGAGGTCTCTATTTGTAAAACATCATTGCAAGTGGAACATATGTGTTTGTTAACCTCTGGCCTATCCCATTACCTGCAGGTTGAAATATTATCTTACACTTCACAGTAGAATCTCTAATGGTATGATTTGATTTATGTGATAGGTTTAGATATTCAAGTTTTTATTGACAATTTTAGTTCAAAATGATTCTACAGCCTCCCTTTTATAGTGTCCCTGACAAATACGTGGAGGCAATATAATGAAGGCCTCGTTATAATCAggcaaatgtgtattttgtgtgcCTGTTTTGATCAATTAGAGAAAATTGCGAATGTGTCATCTTTTTAGTCTACTAAACTTCAAGACACATATAATACAAATTAACTTAACAAAAAAGCTCAGACATGAGATTGTAATAACGTTATTGTGTCGCATAAATGACCTGTGTGTGGGGATACGGGACAGGGTCACAAGGGGGAGCCACAGTAATTCTGGAGGTAGCGGGTGGGACTCTTGTTCTCTCCTCTGTGGTCTAATCAGATTGATGCAGGGCAGCTGGGAGGAGTGCACTCATCGCTGGCAGCTGCTGCAAGTCCTTAGGGAGCAGTTAAAGAGGGACATCTCTCAGAGGTTCGGCGCCGAGGGATTGCCGAGTACAGCCTTCCAGACACGCGTTTTCCTGGGTCCGGAGACTTCAGTGGCTTCCATTCCTACGTCACGAGGGAGACACGGGACGCCGCCGACGACGGCGGTGCATTGCCGGAAGGCCTGAGTATTTGAGTTGTCGTTTGGAAAGAGAGACAATAAATacgcattttgtgtttatactTTACCTGGTTCCGGTGTTTGCTTTTGGATCCCTCTCACGAGCCGTGACAGAATCCCTCGGCCATACAACATGGATCCAGCAAACCCGGCATCCGTGCAGGAGGCTCTCAGCGCCCAGGGAGCGATGGTGGGGAGGCacgagcagatgctggtgctgATGATGGAGTCCTTGGAGAGGCTGAATCGACGGATGGACCGGCCTGGGACGTCGGGGGCTGCGGCATCGGGAGGTCCGGATcctccagggagagaggaggaccagGGTCCGACCAACGCCGCCAACGACCGGGAGCCGCGGGTTCCACTGCCAGAACCGTATGCAGGGGAAGCCGGGGGGTGCGGCCGCTTCTTACTGAACTGCGAGCTCGTGTTCGACCTGCAGCCCCGCAGTTATACCACCGACAGAGCCAAGATAGCCTTTTGTATGAATTTGTTTCGGGGAAGGGCGGCCCAGTGGGCGACCGCGTTGTGGGGGGGTCAGTCCTCGGCGTTGAGCTCTTTTGCGGGTTTTTCTGAGGAACTGCGACGTGTGTTCGACCACCCGGTGCGGGGGCAGGATGCTTTGAATAGGCTGCTGTCGCTGCGGCAGGGGTCTGAATCAGTGGCGGACTTTGCTATCTCGTTCCGGATCCTTGCCGCCGAGAGCGGTGCCAACGAACACACGCTAAGGACCATTTTTGCGCGGAACCTGTCGGAGACCCTGAAAGACGAGCTGCTCTCTCGCGACGCCACCACCACTTTGGAGCAGCTTATTTCGTTGGCAATTACGATGGATAATCGCATTCAGGAACGTGAACGCGAGCGGGGGAGGCGGCCGTTGCGTCCGCAGTTCACGGGGGGGGAGGTTTCGAGCCCGGTTGGGTCGGGGGGGGAGTTTTCGGGAGGCGCGGGCGAGCCGATGCAGTTGGGGCGGGCTCGGTTGACTCCGTCCGAACGCGAACGGCGGTTTAGTCGTCGACTGTGTTTGTATTGCGGACGCGCGGGACATTATGCTAGGAACTGTCCGGAGTCCCCAAACGGGGCTCCTCACCAGGCGGAGAGGACCTCCTGGTGAGTAACGCAGCGTCCTCTACTATCCCATCCCGTATTTCCATTCCGGCCATTCTACTGTTTCATTCCCATAATCACTCGACCACCGCCCTCGTGGACTCCGGTTCTGATGCTAATTTTATGGACAAGGGACTAGCCGCACGGTTGCGAGTACCGTTAGAGACGCTCGAGAGCGCCAGGGCAGTTAACGCGCTAGATGGTCGACTGATCAGCCGGGTCACGCATCGCACAGGCCCCCTCACGCTCCGTATATCGGGAAACCATTCAGAAACCATTCAGTTGCTAATTATTCTGTCTCCGGCGAGTCCGATCGTGCTGGGTCTCCCGTGGTTAAAACTTCATAACCCCATGGTGGATTGGACAACTATGGCCATCGCGGGCTGGAGCGTGGGGTGTCATGCCCGGTGTCTGCGGGCTGCGGGGGGAACACCGGCGACGTCAGTGGTACCATCACTTCCTCCAGACTTATCCACGGTTCCATCGGTCTACCATGACCTTGCGCAGGTGTTTAGTAAGGACAAGGCTTGTACTCTGCCACCGCACCGACCTTTCGATTGTGCGATAGACTTGCTCCCGGGGGCTCCGCTGCCCACTAGCCGTCTTTTCAACATCTCCCGCCCGGAACGATTAGCAATGGAAAAATACGTTCGGGAGTGCCTGGACGCGGGTTTCATCCGTCCTTCGTCCGCCCCGTTAGGCgcggggttcttttttgttgaGAAAAAGGACCACTCACTGCGTCCGTGCATTGACTATCGGGGCTTGAATCAAATCCCGATAAAGAATAAGACTCCATTGCCGTTAATCGACCCGTCATTCGAACCTCTCTCTCAGGCGCAGTTTTTTACCAAGCTGGATCTCCGAAACGCCTATCATTTGGTTCGTATCCGCGAAGGTGATGAATGGAAGACGGCCTTTAACACGCCCATGGGGCAATTCGAGTATCGGGTCATGCCGTTTGGGTTGACAAATGCCCCGGCCGTCTTCCAGTCATTAATGAATAATCTGTTTCGGGATATCACCAGTAGCTTCGCTTTCATTTATCTGGACGATATCCTGATTTTCTCCCGGTCCCTCACCGAGCACCAGCAACAGGTGCGACTGGTGCTGCGGCGACTTTTGGAAAACAGGCTATACGTTAAACCCGAGAAGTGCGAATTTCACGTGGCGTCGGTTCTTTTTCTCGGGTTCGTGATTGCGCGGGGGCAGGTGGAACCGGATCCTGATAAGATTCGAGCGGTAGCAGACTGGCCGATCCCGGGCACGCGGAAGGACTTACAGCGGTTCCTGGGGTTCGCAAATTTTTATCGCCGGTTTGTGAGGGACTTCAGTAGAGTGGCCGCACCTCTCACCACGCTAACATCCACCAAGGCATCCTTCTGCTGGACGCCAGAAGCACAGGGGGCGTTTAGTAAATTGAGGTCTCTCTTCaccagcgcccctattcttagGCACCCTGATTCCGCTcggcagtttgtggtggaagtgGATGCGTCGGAAGCAGGGGTCGGGGCCGTTCTGTCTCAGCGAGATCCGTCAACGCAGAAGTTACATCCATGTGCTTTCTTCTCCAAACGGTTGAGTCCGGCGGAGAAGAATTATGACGTCGGGAATcgggagctgctggcagtggtCCTCGCGCTACAGGAATGGCGGCATTGGTTGGAGGGTAGCCTGCAGCCCTTCTGGATTtggacagatcacaagaatctgGCGTACATCCAGGCAGCTCGGAGGCTGAATTCCCGACAAGCACGGTGGGCCTTGTTCCTCAGCCGTTTCCAGTTTACGTTGTCCTATCGCCCGGGAAGCAAGAACGGCAAGCCGGACGCCCTTTCCAGGATCTTCCCGCCGCCGGCATCACCGGATTCCACGCCCATACTTCCGTCCGAGTGTATTGTAGGTGCGGCAACTTGGGAGATAAGATCGAGTCGGTGGTGCAGGAGGCGCAGCGGGGGGGGTCGGTGCCAGAGGGGGGACCAGCGGACCGCCTGTTCGTGCCACGGACGGTCAGATCGCAGGTACTTCAGTGGGGCCATTCATCGAAGCTGACGTGTCATCCGGGGGCGAGACGGACGGCTCTCTTCATTCGTCAGCGGTTTTGGTGGCCGGGACTGGATCGAGACACGAGGGCGTTTGTGGCGGCGTGCCCCGAATGTGCCAGAGGTAAGGCCTCGCACCAGGCCTCGGCGGGCCTGCTGCAACCATTGCCTGTCCCGGGCAGGCCGTGGTCCCACATCGGGGTGGACTTTGTTACGGGCTTGCCTCCATCCGACGGGAACACAACCATTCTGACCATAGTGGACCGTTTTTCCAAAGCGGTTCATTATGTTCCCCTCACCAAACTGCCTTCTGCGTTGGAGACCGCCGAGCTGTTGGTCTTGCATGTGTTCCGGATTCACGGGATCCCTATGGACATTGTATCCGACAGAGGACCGCAGTTCGCGTCTAAGGTATGGGGTGCGTTTTGCAGGGCTGTGGGGGCAAGGGCCAGTTTATCTTCAGGGTATCATCCACAGTCCAACGGACAGACTGAGCGGGCAAATCAAGACCTGGGGTCGGCGTTGCGGTGCATCGCGGCGCGGCATCCGGTGTCATGGAGCAAGTTCCTGCCGTGGGTGGAGTATGCCCACAATTCCCTGTCACGTTCTGCTACGGGGATGTCGCCATTTATGGTCTGTTTCGGTTTTCAGCCCCCGTTGTTTCAGATCCAGGAGGCAGCAGTGGCAGTCCCGTCCGTCGATGACCATCTCCGGCGGATTCAGGAGGTGTGGGACTCGGCGCGGGCAGCTATCACCCGGTCGGGGGAGATCAACAAGAAGATGGCTGACCGACATCGCGTCCCCGCACCGGCGTACAGGGTAGGACAGCAGGTGTGGTTGTCCGCGAAGGACCTCCCCCTGGCAACGGAGGGCCGCAAGATGAACCCAAGGTACGTCGGACCATACCCTATCGAACAGATCGTCAACCCTTCGGCGGTTCGTCTGACCCTGCCGGCGGCCCTGAAGGTACATCCGACGTTTCACGTCTCGCTGTTGAAACCGGTGGGGGAGAGCGAATTCAGCCCTCCTGCCAATGCTCCCCCGGCTCCCCTGGTCATCGAGGGGCATCCAGCACACAGGGTTTCCCGGATACTGGACGTCCGGCGTCTACTACTAAATCTACTGACAGCCATAGAAAAACGATACGCGTATGATACTACGTTAGCAAGACAACTTGGTTGGTGTTTCCTTCTCAAGATGTGGCATATGAACTAGTTGATGCGTGTGTCTCACTATCAATGCCTGAGCCTTGAGAACCCTGCAATGAGTATTATTTTAGTAATCCGAGCAGGCAGGCACGCATCTTCATCTCCAAGCACGTCTTGAACCCGCAGCGCTCGACTCTGAAGCGGATTCAGCCTGCTAGCTGAACTGAGACGGCTAAGCTAAACCAAGGAAGTGCACACTCAAGCCTTCGCGGCCCGTAGTCGGTTTACAGGAACCTCGTCTGCCACCAACGTAaccgagcgttctgggttcgtggatgatgcGCTCGTGACACAGTAACAAACACCTTCTCCCCTCAACCACCCTTCTGCCCCTACGGCAACACTGAACGGACATACCATCTCAAACTCAAAGTAGTAAACATGAGAGAGTCCGTTATACTAAGATAAAAAATAGACAGAGATATATAGACATCCACCCGCCAAAGGGGCAAGTGAGAGACACTGCTTTACCCGCCGCAGCAGAATTCCACCCGCATTTGACGGGTGGGCGGGTGCTAATGTCGAGCCCTGGGTGTGAAGCATTAACACATTTGTTGGTGATGAGTAGGCTACAGGAACTTGGTTTTGGCTCACTTTCGGACAGAATTGGGTGACGCTCCAGCAGAAAACGTCCTCTTCTAGTTACCTTTACGCACAAGTTAATGCTCAATTTAAAAAAGGCATTGTATAAATATTTTCATCTACATCACAAatgtcaaactcgcggcccgtgGGCCAAGAACGGccgactttgctattgtgagaattagtGAAAGAAGGCCTCTTTAAAATCagacaaatgtgttttgtgtgcctgttttcatcggTTAGAGAAGGTTTTGAATGTGTAATCTTCTTTAGTCTACTAAACTAGTTTTGTAGATGAACAGTAttttaaagagaaagagaaatatttatatatttatatatatttttatatatatatgttcatgTATTTAGATCAATATATACAACATGTATGTAAGAAACAGACAAAGGGTGCTTGTTTTGATTACGTCAACTTTAACTTTCTAGGTTAGAGTCTAATTTCCCAGTTGGATTTGTTGTTGCCAAAGGCGTTATAAAAGAAAGTGTAGAGGGACAACAGGCTTTAAATGGGAGCTTCAGCACGTCTTTCTGTGGTCATTCATGCAGTGATATTGAGAAGGTAGAATTTGAGAAGAGAGGTATGACAAGTACTTATCTTATTATGGATAATGTTTCTTTGCTAAGATTTTTCATTCTATCAGGGCTAAACGAGACAAATGATTACAAAGTAACACTCTTTACATTCACTTTACTGTATTACTGTATGATTTTGTTTCTCAATATCTCTATCATCATAATTATTATCTTGGATCAAAACTTACATGAACccatgtacattttattgtgtagTTTTTGCATAAATGGTCTTTATGGGTCCACAGGTTTCTACCCAAAATTCCTCTTAGAcctgttttcttcctctcaaCAGATTTCCTATGAATGGTGCCTTTTGCAGGCTTTTGTCAtgaattcatttgtttgttgtgaaGTATCCATCCTAGCAGTCATGGCCTATGACAGATATCTGGCTATATGTCGACCTCTTCACTACCAGTCTGTCATGACAAAGAGGAAGGTCTCTCAGATGATATGTTTCTCCTGGTTCACACCTTTCTGCATCTTTTCCATCAATATTCTGCTGACGTCAAGACTGAGGTTATGTGGTGTAAACATTGACAGACTATATTGTGTAAACTGGGTAATTGTTCAACTTGCTTGTTATCAATCTGACACCTTTTCAATTAATGTAACTGCACATTTTACAATgaccatttatttttctcatggATTATTCATAATTTGGATTTATATGCATCTTATAAGAACTTGTGCAAAGTCCAAAGATGCGCGATTTGGCTCCAAAGATTTACTTCAGAGCCTTCAGAACTTCATTGCTATAGAATCGTTCCTCATTACTCCTGTGATGAATCCTCTAGTTTATGGATTTAAATTGACAAAGATACGAAACAGAATTCTTGGTagggttttttttggaagaaacGTACTGTCATGGAGTTCAATCTCAAATAGATCTGttgggagaaagaaatgaatcaatgtttttgtttgaggatATATGACGATGTCTGCAGAATATCCCAATCTGCTCTCCACGACTGACGAATACAACCCTCAATGTATGTTGATTAATAAAGCGTTTCAAAATACAGTGTTTGATGAAGATCCATCTTTAACTTTTATCTGTATTATTCATATGTTACATGTAACATGTATGaacaaatggacattttaatGTTATGTTCCTTACACGTAATGCAATTAATGTAAACCAGAAATTTAAGCAGACATTTCAAGGGTcaccatcaaaaaaaaaagttaaatatgaaGTGCACAAGAGTGTCATATGAAGATATATCCCTATTTGCTCTCCACGACTGACGAATACAACAAAGCGTTTCAAAATTCAGTGTTTGTATATGATCCATCTTTATCTTTTATGTGTATGAATCATATGGTACATGTAACATGTATGACCAAATGGAAATTTTAATGTTATGTTCCATTATTGTAAACTAGACATGTATCCAGACATTTCAAcggtaaaaaaatgttaaatataaagtgcacaAGTGTCATGGACCTATACCCCACAATCATGTTTCCACATCAAATTGAATAGAGAATTAAACACACACGGTTTCTCTTTTTTATCAATGAAGCTATTTGCACTGCAGGCTTGAGTCTCAGGTGTGTCACCTCCACTCTGACTTTTTTTGACAAGGATATACAGAATTtcaggtttatatatatattttttaaataaatttccgccattttcaatttcaaataAATCTAATTGGAGAACGAATTACTGTATAtcttatgtttttgtttgaggatatatttttaattgttatGTGTATGAATCATGTAACATGTATGACCAAATGGACATTTTAATGTTATATTCAATGCACAAAATGCAATTATTGTAAACtacaaatgtgtgtatttaagtgAAAAAAGCTAATTTATAAAAAGCAGAGGAGTTTCATAGACGCACAGCCCTCAATCAAGTTTCTACTTTTCACTAAATATAAAATGAGACCTTGGCACTTTGTAACATATTCAACCAATTGCTTAAcctgttgacacacatacaactaAGTTCTCTCAGTAGATCTGAGTCAGATCACTTGTATAACTTCCTGTCCTAGGCAGCAGCCGGTCGCATGATTCTCACTGAACCATTTCACTCAACTCTCTTTTTTCTATCCATTCAGCTTTCTGCACCAGGTCCCCGCAGGCTTGAGTCTCAGGTGTGTCAGCTGAGGCCTTAAGTGCTTTACTCTTCAAGTCTACCTTTACACAAAAGCTTATGCTCACTAAAAAGGCATAGAATAAATATGTTCATCTATTCAATAAATCCTCTCTCTTCAAGTTTCCTTGACTCTTTGTTGTTTCCAGTCCCTTATTTTCAAATGCAAACCCGTTTGCCacgttttatttctttattcaatTTGGTCTTCACTGTGCTTTTAGATCTAGaatttttggttttattgtatGCGTGTTTTCCCAGTAGCCGATGTAATCTAGGGGAGAGCTCCTCCTCTCGACACATCAACGCCTCCTAGAGAGCTGCGCTCCATAAATGCTTTGTTACTAGTTGTTCTTAGAGTCCAagaaagtaggatgggagccagagccttcagttatcaagctcctcttttgtgaaaccagcttccactttcagtctggTTGGCAGACACGGTCAGttcatttaagataaagcttaaaactttcctctttgataacgCTCCAAGTGGTGGCTCAAGTTAGCATGAGCCTTGTAACTTCATTCCCATTATTATTACTGTCAATATCGATCCACATCACTAACATTGTTTCTTCCacggagtatttgtgctttcttgcctcacaggtttccatggatctaTCTTCTATCTGGActctgttcctgcctcctgcctggCCCTGCTGACCGCTGCtgtcataattattattattttaaacgttaatcacattactgttactgtcatcataaaccacaTTACCtgctttgcttctttcctgaagACCTTGAGGAGAATTTGTCCTGTGCAGATGTGaaggttttgggacagaggatgttgacTGAAGccctgaggctaatttgtaattagcaattttgggctaaacaaaataaaattaattgaactGAATTGTAACAActcttttcaaatgtatttttctaaaaaaaaattaaaaatcatgTTTTTTCTAGATAAAATGaggatatatatacacattgtattattattgtaactATTACATGTAAACTCTTGTTAATATCTGATATGACTGAACTGTGCAACTTTTTGCCCATGAAACCCCCGGCATCCCCTGCAGTAACTGCATGTTTTAGaaatatcatttattttctcatgGATTATTCataatctggatttaaatgcattttattagaACGTGAGTTCTAATTACAATTAAGTTTTAACCTTTTTGAAGAGGCTACCGTTAAAAAAGAAGGCACTTAGTCGCAGTAAATATCAATCATTCCGATGGAGCAAGATGCAGAACACATGGAATAGTGTTtcatcaaaaatgttttgagaGCCATATATCTAATGTGTGGACACCTTCCATCTTTTGAGCATGATTTTTAATATGCTACAGTCCTTCGCCAGCTAATGTAGGAGGAAAAAGTATTTAGAACCACCTTGGTCATGACTGAACACACTGGTGTAACTTCACGCCCCTTTACTGTGAAGGTTTTATGTCACCAACAGGGAACCTCTGACGACAGGGCACCCAGTGGAGCTCCCCACGAATGTCTAACCGCAGGGGATGCCGGCGGTTTCATGGGCAAGCTAGTGTTTGGagtgagggttttttgggggccCCGGTTGTAATGATATGTAAAATCTAACTCCCAACCACTAGGTGGCGGCACCTGTGGTTGGTGCATAAATAGAGCATCTGGGATCAGGTGACAGGAAGACATAAGTACTACATGTGTGAAGTGAGAGCACGgtgaaagggaaataaaagtaCTTGTACAACAGTTCAGTTGTGGCTTGAGTCAGTAATATTACATGGTACCAGGAGTGGGGTCCACCAGAAGTTATGGAAAATTTGAAGCCGCCTGAACCTCTGAAATGGACTGGAAATGTTGATTGTGAATGGAGTACGTTTAAACAACGATTTAAGCTTTACCTGCAGGCCCTCAGATGGGATACCAAGCCAGAGGCGCAAAGTTCAGAATGATTCTTACTGTCGCTGGACCTCAAGCTGTGGAAGTATTcaacacatttgtgtttgctAACGAGGATGAAAGTGAACAGTTTAACAAAGTCGTTTGATGAACACTGTTTGCCAAAGAAGAACAAGACGTTTGAACGGTATGTGTTTTGCTCATGCATGCAAGTGCAAGCAGAGTGTTGAGGCCTTTGTAACAGACTTGAAACTAAAAGCTAGAACGTGTAACTTTGGAGAACTTAGAGATTCAAAAATTACATGATCAAATTGTTTTTGGGAGTAATGACCAAAAAGTGAGAGATTGCTACGGGAAACTGATCTTACTTTAGCTGGAGCTATGAAGATTTGCCAAGCAAGTGAATTATCCCAGAAACATGCAAAGACGCTCTGTGAGCGCACGATGGAAGACGCTCAAGTGGATACAGTTTCAGAACGAACACCAAAGCAGAGGACGTTGAATCATACACAACAAAAAGACATGGAAAAGTTTCTGTGCCAACGGTGTGGCTCCCAGCACGGACCAAGGCAATGCCCAGCATTTGGAAAAGTCTGTAAACAGatgtaaaggaaaaaaatcacTATGCAAAGCAATGCCTGTCcaagagtgaaagagagaggagTGCATGCAGTGGAAGAAACCGCTCTGGAAGATGCATTCTTTGTTGGCATGGTTGAGGAGAAGAAAGCCGAATGGAGACTTGCCCGTGTGCATGGATCCTAAAGATCTGAATGACAACATAAAGAGAACACTATCAAATCCCAACGAGAGATGAGATCACATGCGAGATGGTTGGTGCAAAATACTTCAGCAAATTGGACGCCTCTCAAGGCTTTTGGCAGTTGAAACTGCATAAAGAAAGCACAAAGTATTGCACGTTCAACACACCACAGGGACATTACAGCTTTCAAAGGTTGTCTTTTGGAATATGCTCCGCCCCCGAAGTGTACAACCGGGCCATGGAGCACATAATTGAAGGCATTCCTGTATATGTGGATGATGTAATTTTGTGGTGTTCCTCACTGGAACAACACAACGGAAGGCTCATCAAAGGGCTTCAGAGGATCCAGCAGTATGGATTGAAGCTGAACAGAGCAAAGTGTCAGTTTGGCGTGAAGGAGTTCACCTTTCTTGGAGACAAGATGTCCGAAGCAGGTGTTGAACCAGATAGAAGCAAGGTGAAAGCAATACTGGAAATGCCCAAGCCTGTA
The window above is part of the Gasterosteus aculeatus chromosome 16, fGasAcu3.hap1.1, whole genome shotgun sequence genome. Proteins encoded here:
- the LOC120834335 gene encoding olfactory receptor 4S2-like, with product MDNVSLLRFFILSGLNETNDYKVTLFTFTLLYYCMILFLNISIIIIIILDQNLHEPMYILLCSFCINGLYGSTGFYPKFLLDLFSSSQQISYEWCLLQAFVMNSFVCCEVSILAVMAYDRYLAICRPLHYQSVMTKRKVSQMICFSWFTPFCIFSINILLTSRLRLCGVNIDRLYCVNWVIVQLACYQSDTFSINVTAHFTMTIYFSHGLFIIWIYMHLIRTCAKSKDARFGSKDLLQSLQNFIAIESFLITPVMNPLVYGFKLTKIRNRILGRVFFGRNVLSWSSISNRSVGRKK